One Euphorbia lathyris chromosome 1, ddEupLath1.1, whole genome shotgun sequence DNA segment encodes these proteins:
- the LOC136228858 gene encoding nucleolar protein 56-like — MALYMLYESASGYGLFLANGLDEIGQNTEAVRSSVSDLNRFGKVVQLTAFLPFESSLDALNQCNSVSEGLMTDELRSFLELNLPKVKEGKKPKFSLGVSEPKLGSHIFEVTKIPCQSNEFVLELLRGARLHFETFIKDLKPGDLEKAQLGLGHSYSRAKVKFNVNRVDNMVIQAIFLLDTLDKDVNSFSMRVREWYSWHFPELVKIVNDNYLYAKLAKFIEDKANLSEENIPELTDLLGDEDKAKEVVEAAKASMGQDLSPIDLINVQQFAQRVMDLSEYRKKLYEYLVTKMNDIAPNLASLIGEVVGARLISHAGSLTNLAKCPSSTLQILGAEKALFRALKTRGNTPKYGLIFHSSFIGRASARNKGRMARYLANKCSIASRIDCFADSSSSIFGEKLREQVEERLDFYDKGVAPRKNIDVMKAAIGSAESKDVEMETEEEAATVKKSKKKKSKNDEAMVEDEANGDATEEEGKSEKKKKKKEKRKLEQDVEKSTNGEQDGTAKKKKKNKKSRDEEEEEGAQAQQSVEGKKKKKKKSKNDDQE; from the exons ATGGCGCTCTACATGCTATACGAGTCGGCCTCTGGTTACGGTCTCTTCCTTGCAAATGGACTCGATGAAATTGGGCAGAACACTGAAGCTGTCCGTAGCTCTGTCTCGGATCTCAACCGTTTTGGAAAAGTTGTCCAGTTAACTGCTTTTCTTCCTTTCGAGTCGTCTTTAGATGCTCTGAATCAGTGTAATTCCGTTTCTGAAG GACTTATGACGGATGAATTGAGGAGCTTTCTAGAACTTAATCTCCCAAAAGTCAAGGAAGGTAAGAAGCCGAAGTTCAGCTTAGGAGTTTCTGAGCCAAAGTTGGGGTCACATATCTTTGAAGTGACAAAAATACCTTGCCAAAGTAATGAATTTGTCCTTGAGCTTCTTCGTGGTGCACGTCTACATTTCGAAACCTTCATCAAGGATCTCAAG CCTGGTGACTTGGAAAAAGCCCAACTTGGTTTGGGACATAGTTACAGCAGGGCAAAGGTCAAGTTCAATGTCAACCGGGTTGACAATATGGTCATTCAAGCAATTTTCCTTCTTGATACTCTTGATAAGGATGTCAATTCCTTTTCAATGAGAGTTAG AGAATGGTACTCCTGGCATTTCCCTGAATTAGTGAAGATTGTCAACGACAACTATCTCTATGCAAAACTTGCCAAGTTCATTGAGGACAAGGCAAATTTGTCGGAAGAAAACATCCCTGAATTAACAGACCTACTAGGAGATGAAGATAAGGCAAAGGAGGTTGTAGAAGCTGCCAAAGCATCAATGG GACAGGATTTGTCTCCTATTGACTTGATTAATGTCCAGCAGTTTGCTCAGAGGGTAATGGATCTGTCGGAGTACAGGAAGAAGCTGTACGAATATCTGGTTACGAAAATGAACGACATAGCTCCCAATTTGGCCTCGTTGATTGGCGAAGTTGTTGGGGCTCGCTTGATATCTCATGCTGGGAGTCTCACAAATCTTGCTAAGTGCCCTTCATCCACCCTTCAGATCCTTGGTGCAGAAAAGGCATTGTTCAG GGCATTGAAAACTCGAGGAAACACACCGAAATACGGTTTGATCTTCCATTCATCTTTCATTGGGAGAGCATCTGCCCGCAACAAGGGACGCATGGCTCGTTATCTTGCAAACAAATGCTCCATAGCATCTCGAATTGATTGCTTTGCAG ACAGCAGCTCTAGCATTTTCGGAGAGAAACTGAGAGAACAAGTTGAGGAGCGACTAGATTTCTATGACAAGGGTGTTGCACCTCGTAAAAACATTGACGTGATGAAGGCTGCAATTGGAAGTGCCGAAAGTAAAG ATGTTGAAATGGaaacagaagaagaagcagcaactgtgaagaaaagcaagaagaagaaatcaaagAATGATGAAGCTATGGTGGAGGATGAAGCTAATGGAGATGCGACGGAGGAGGAGGGTAAatcagaaaagaagaagaagaagaaagagaagagaaaaCTGGAGCAGGATGTGGAGAAGTCGACAAATGGTGAGCAAGATGGAACtgccaagaagaagaagaagaacaagaagagtAGAgatgaggaagaggaagaaggtgCTCAAGCTCAACAATCAGTGGAGggcaaaaagaagaaaaagaagaagtcgAAAAATGATGACCAAGAGTGA